Genomic window (Streptomyces cadmiisoli):
GTCGGGTCGGTCGGCCTGGACGGCGAGTTCCTCAAGGCGTTCCAGGGCGAGGGCGCCGGGGTGGGCAGCCTCGGCAACCTGCTGGACCGCCTGGAGCGCGGCGAGTTCGACCTGGTCGCCGTCGGCCGTGCGCTGCTCCAGGACCCGCGGTGGGCGCAGAAGGTGCTGGCCGGCCGGCTGGAGGAGCTGGCGCCGTACGATCCGGCGTCGCTGTCGTCCCTGAGCTGACGCCGAGCAGGTGGCGGAAGGGCGGTCCCGGCGAACGGCGCCGGGGCCGCCCTTTCTTTGACCGGCCTTGACCCGGATTTCTTGAGTAAGTCAAGTAATCTGTTTAAGGTTGCCTAAGTCAAGCACTTTGCGTACGACGGAGGCCCGCATGTCCCACCCCACTGCCCGACCCGCCGAGACCGGTGGGGCGGCCCCACCGAGCTCGAACGCCGTGGTGGCGGTGCTCGCGTTCGCCGGAATCGTCGTCTCGCTGATGCAGACGCTGGTGATCCCGATCGTCCCGGAACTGCCCCGGCTGCTCGACGCCCCGTCGTCGGACACCGCCTGGGCGGTCACCGCCACACTGCTCGCCGCCGCCGTCGCCACCCCCGTGACCGGACGGCTGGGCGACATGTACGGCAAGCGCCGGATGCTGCTGATCAGCGTGGTCATGCTGATCGCCGGATCGGTCACGGCCGCGCTCAGCGACTCGCTGACCCCGATGGTCGTCGGACGGGTCCTCCAGGGGCTGGCCTCCGGGGTCATCCCGCTCGGCATCAGCATCATGCGCGACGAACTGCCCGCCGAACGGCTCGGCTCCGCCACCGCCCTGATGGGTGCCTCCCTCGGTGTCGGCGGCGCCCTCGGCCTGCCGGCCGCCGCGCTCATCGCCGACAACTTCGACTGGCACGCCCTCTTCTGGACCTCGGCCGGCATGGGAGTCGTGGCCGGTGTCCTCGTCCTGGCCCTCGTCCCCGAGTCGAAGGTCCGCAGCGGCGGACGGTTCGACGTGGTGGGCGGCGTCGGTATGGCGGTCGGGCTGGTCTGCCTGCTGCTGGCGATCTCCAAGGGCGCCGACTGGGGCTGGAGCAGCGGCACCACGCTCGGCCTGTTCACCGCGGCCGTCGTCGTACTGCTGGTGTGGGGCCGGTGGGAGCTGCGGGTGAGCGAGCCGCTGGTGGACCTGCGCGCCACGGCCCGCCGCCAGGTGCTGGTGACGAACCTGGCCTCGGTGGCCGTCGGCTTCGCCATGTTCGCGATGTCCCTGGTCATCCCGCAGATCCTGCAACTGCCCGAGGCGACCGGCTACGGGCTCGGCCGGTCGATGCTCGCCGCCGGCCTGGTCATGGCCCCGTCCGGCCTGGTGATGATGGCGACGGCGCCGGTCTCGGCCGCCGTGTCACGGGCCAAGGGCCCGAAGGTCACGCTGATGATCGGTTCCCTGATCGTGGCCGCCGGCTACGGACTGAACATCGCGCTGATGGACGCCGTCTGGCACTTCGTCCTGGTCTCGTGCGTCATCGGCGCCGGTATCGGCTTCACCTACGGCTCGATGCCCGCGCTCATCATGAGCGCGGTCGACCCCTCCGAGACCGCCGCGGCCAACAGCCTCAACACCCTGATGCGGTCCATCGGCACCTCCACCGCGAGCGCCGTGGCGGGCGTCGTCCTGGCCCAGATGACCACCCGGCTGGGCTCCGTCGACCTGCCCTCGCGCGACGGTTTCCGTACCGTCCTCGCGGTCGGGGCGGGCGCGGCACTGCTCGCCTTCGCCGTCGCCGCGTTCATCCCGCGCCGGACTCCGGCGGCGGGGGCGCAGGCTCCGGCCGCGGGCTCGGAACCGACGGAGGCGGCCCCGGCCCGGGCGTAGGGCGGGCCCGGCCCCGGGCCCGCACAGGGCCGCCACGGCGGTCCGCCGACGGTGGGTACGAACTCGTCGGGCCGTACGGCCTAGAGGTTGCCCATCGGTTCGATGTCGATGCGGACGGGCGTGCCCCAGACGCGCAGCACCTCGTAGTCGGTGAACTCGTGCACCAGGCGGTACGCCATCGCGGGCCGTGAACCGCGCCGCGCCGCCGCGAGATACAGCTCGGCCTCGCGGCGGTCCCGGCGCGGGGTGCCGCACAGCTGCCACTCCTGTCCGTTCCACAGCTCCGGCAGCCAGCGCTGCTGGGGCTGCGGGCGCTCGCCGCGCACTCCGTAGCGGGAGGGGGCGGAGGCGGTGGGCGCGGACTGCGCCGCCGGACCGTTGAACTCCGCCCGGCGGGCCGTGCGGCGCCGCGTCTCGCACAGCAGGCACAGGTCCGGGGCGCCCTCGTCCACCGGCCCGGTCGGGTGCTCGGCGCACCGGGTGCTGGGCGCGGTCGTGGTGACGCTGTCCGTCAGCAGGTCCAGGGCGCGTTGCAGATCGGCCCTGATCTCGTGCAGCCGGGCGTCCGGCGTGTCGGCGGTCAGCGCCTCGCCGTGCTCGCCGACGAGCCGCAGGGCGCGGCCCAGGGCGTTCAGCTGTGCGTGGTTCATGGTCATCTCGTCACTCGGCGGGGTCCGTGGTGCCTTCGGTGTCCAGGATGAACCCCACGGTGTCACGGGGACCGGCCGGGTGTCCGGTCGGTCCCCGGTGCGCTCCCCGCGGGGTTTCGCCCGGACCCGGCGCGGCTCAGCGGGCGGCTGCCCGGAGCGCGGCGCGCAGGTGCCCGCCGGAGTCCTCCAGCAGCCGGGCCGCCGTCGCCCCGTCCACACCACCCGCGATGGCCAGGATGGCCGCCTTGACCTCGCCGTCGGTCGAGGTGAGGGCGCGTTCGATCTCCTCGTCGGGCGCGCCGGTGGCCAGGGCGACGATCCGCCGGGAGCGGGCCCGCAGCTTCTCGTTCGAGGCGCGCACGTCGACCATGAGGTTCCCGTACGTCTTGCCCAGGCGGATCATCGTGATCGTCGAGAGCATGTTCAGCACCAGCTTCTGGGCCGTGCCCGCCTTCAGCCGGGTGGAACCGGTGAGCAGTTCGGGGCCGACGACGACCTCGATGCCGTGGTCCGCGGCGGCGGCCAGCGCGCTGTGCGCGTTGCACGAGAGGCCCACGGTCAGGGCGCCCTGCTCGCGGGCGTGTTCCACGGCGCCGATCGCGTACGGGGTGCGGCCCGAGGCGGAGACGCCGACCACCGTGTCGTCCGCCGTCAGCCGCAGCGCGTCCAGGTCGGCCCGCGCCAGTTCCCGTGAGTCCTCCGCGCCCTCCACCGAGGTGACCATGGCGTCCGGGCCGCCGGCGATCAGGCCCACCACCCGCGCCGGATCGGTGTTGAAGGTGGGCGGGCACTCGGAGGCGTCGAGCACACCGAGGCGGCCCGCCGTGCCGGCGCCGGCGTAGACGAGCCGGCCGCCGCGGGACATACGGGCCGCGATGTCGTCGATGGCCGCGGCGATCAGCGGCAGCCGCTCGGCGACGGCGGCGGCCACACCGGCGTCCTCGCCGTTCATCAGCGTGGCGATCTCCAGGGTGGGCAGCCGGTCGATCTCGGCCAGCTCCGGCCGGAACGCCTCGGTCGTCAGCGTCTCCAGCTCGGCTCGCAGTTCACGGGGATCGGATGTGGAGGTC
Coding sequences:
- the murQ gene encoding N-acetylmuramic acid 6-phosphate etherase, encoding MTSTSDPRELRAELETLTTEAFRPELAEIDRLPTLEIATLMNGEDAGVAAAVAERLPLIAAAIDDIAARMSRGGRLVYAGAGTAGRLGVLDASECPPTFNTDPARVVGLIAGGPDAMVTSVEGAEDSRELARADLDALRLTADDTVVGVSASGRTPYAIGAVEHAREQGALTVGLSCNAHSALAAAADHGIEVVVGPELLTGSTRLKAGTAQKLVLNMLSTITMIRLGKTYGNLMVDVRASNEKLRARSRRIVALATGAPDEEIERALTSTDGEVKAAILAIAGGVDGATAARLLEDSGGHLRAALRAAAR
- a CDS encoding MFS transporter, translated to MSHPTARPAETGGAAPPSSNAVVAVLAFAGIVVSLMQTLVIPIVPELPRLLDAPSSDTAWAVTATLLAAAVATPVTGRLGDMYGKRRMLLISVVMLIAGSVTAALSDSLTPMVVGRVLQGLASGVIPLGISIMRDELPAERLGSATALMGASLGVGGALGLPAAALIADNFDWHALFWTSAGMGVVAGVLVLALVPESKVRSGGRFDVVGGVGMAVGLVCLLLAISKGADWGWSSGTTLGLFTAAVVVLLVWGRWELRVSEPLVDLRATARRQVLVTNLASVAVGFAMFAMSLVIPQILQLPEATGYGLGRSMLAAGLVMAPSGLVMMATAPVSAAVSRAKGPKVTLMIGSLIVAAGYGLNIALMDAVWHFVLVSCVIGAGIGFTYGSMPALIMSAVDPSETAAANSLNTLMRSIGTSTASAVAGVVLAQMTTRLGSVDLPSRDGFRTVLAVGAGAALLAFAVAAFIPRRTPAAGAQAPAAGSEPTEAAPARA